From the genome of Candidatus Sulfotelmatobacter sp.:
CCGACGACCTGCGGCGTGTTGTCCTGGCCGGTGCCCTGCTGCGTCACCGTGACGGTGCCGTCGCGCGCGATCCCGACCTTGCCGGTGTCGGGCAGTTGGATCGCCGCCCCGTTGGCGCCCAGCACGCGGTCGCCGTTGCTCGCGACCAGATACCCGTTGGCGTCGCGCTGGAAGCTGCCGTCGCGCGTGTATGCACGCGTCCCGTCCCCGGCCTGCGTGGCGAAGAAGCCCGGACCCGAGAGCGCGACGTCGAGATCGTTGCCGGTCGCGGAGATCGAGCCTTGCTGGAAGTCGGAGGGCGTGTCGTAGATCTCCGAGCCGCTGCCGAGCGTGCCGATGGGCACCATCACCGGCACCCCGTCGAGGCGCGCGCCGGGCGAGCGACCGGGATCGGTCTGGATGCGGTACAGCTCGGTCTGAGGCTGCGCTTGCACTTGCAACAGCTTTTGCTTGAAGCCGGCCGTGTTCGCGTTCGCGAGGTTGTTCGCGATCGTGTCCACCGCCGATTGCGCGACGAGCGCCCCGGACGTCGCCGTGTACATGCCACGGACCAAAGTAAAGAACCCTCCGCACGGGAACCCGTCTCCGGAGTACCGGAGGCGGGGAACTGCAGATCCGTCAGTCGGTCGGGATCTGCTGCGGCCTCGACCGTGCGAGGGTCGTCCGGCCGCTTCCCACGGGTGATCGGCTTCCCGACGCCCCGACTTTAGTGTCCCCGCGGGTTGGGGTCGACGTCTCCGGGCGGCAGGAGCGAGCGATTGGGCATCGGGACGGCCGGCGCGGGCCCCGCGGCGGTGCCCAGCGCGGCGCCCGCGCCGGCCACGACGATGGCCGCGGGCGGCCCGCCGGCCTCGCCGCCGGTGCGCTGGAGCCGCAGCCGGGCCGCGATGTCCCCCAGCTGCTCGGCGACCTCGACGGCGCTCTGCGGACGCGCCTCGGGAGCGCGCGCCAAGAGTACCTGCACCAAGCCGGCCAGCTCGAGGTCGACCTCGGGCGCGCGGACCGGCAGCGCCGGCGGGTCCTCGTCGAAACGCCGCAGGGCCACCGCGAGCGCGCCGCCGCCCTCGAAGGGGGGCGCCCCGGCCAACGCGTGATAGAGCAGGCCGCCGAGCGCGTAGAGATCGACCAGCGGGCTCACCTCGCCCGAGCGCGCCTGCTCGGGCGCGACGTAGGCGGCGCTGCCGATCAGCGCCCCGGGCGCCGTCAGCCGCGCCTCGGCCGCATCGCCCGCCCAGGCCAAGCCGAAGTCCGTCAGGTGCGCCGAGCCCTGCGCGTCGATCAGCACGTTGGCCGGCTTGACGTCGCGGTGGACGATCCCCAGCGCGTGGGCCGCCGCCAGCGCCCGCGCCAGCTGCACGCCGACCAGCGCCGCCTCCTCGGAGGAGAGCACGCGTTCGGCAAGGATCGCCGAGAGCGGCCGTCCCTCGACGTAGTCCATGACGATGTACGGCCGGCCGTC
Proteins encoded in this window:
- the flgF gene encoding flagellar basal-body rod protein FlgF, which produces MYTATSGALVAQSAVDTIANNLANANTAGFKQKLLQVQAQPQTELYRIQTDPGRSPGARLDGVPVMVPIGTLGSGSEIYDTPSDFQQGSISATGNDLDVALSGPGFFATQAGDGTRAYTRDGSFQRDANGYLVASNGDRVLGANGAAIQLPDTGKVGIARDGTVTVTQQGTGQDNTPQVVGQLQLVEFANTNALRPQGDSRFIDTGNAQPAAATRTTALQGSVETSNANVVSSMVGLISNERWFDMNIQMIQAQDTTTGQAIQSIGRSTPT
- a CDS encoding serine/threonine-protein kinase, producing the protein MEELLGGRYRLDHVAGHGGMATVFVAWDSVLERAVAIKLLHRGRDEGGVLHERFRREALTEARVVHPNVVAVHDVGLHADGRPYIVMDYVEGRPLSAILAERVLSSEEAALVGVQLARALAAAHALGIVHRDVKPANVLIDAQGSAHLTDFGLAWAGDAAEARLTAPGALIGSAAYVAPEQARSGEVSPLVDLYALGGLLYHALAGAPPFEGGGALAVALRRFDEDPPALPVRAPEVDLELAGLVQVLLARAPEARPQSAVEVAEQLGDIAARLRLQRTGGEAGGPPAAIVVAGAGAALGTAAGPAPAVPMPNRSLLPPGDVDPNPRGH